One window of Acidobacteriaceae bacterium genomic DNA carries:
- the thiE gene encoding thiamine phosphate synthase, with product MRDGFPRLYAIVDRATLDARGMSAREFARELRAAGVRLVQYRDKGNGPQEILRAAREIDAAFEGVEVIRVMNDRADLAVLAGWEGVHVGQGDLGVEAVRRVFDPTHHAMRPRDEWGTRMVGISTHNEEQVGAAVGAGPDYVAVGPVFRTASKANPEPVVGLELVRRARAMTELPVVAIGGITLANARSVIEAGADSVAVIGGLFVEGRRVSEVARDFLEILG from the coding sequence ATGAGGGACGGGTTTCCAAGGCTGTATGCGATTGTGGACCGGGCGACGCTGGATGCGCGGGGGATGAGTGCGCGCGAGTTTGCGCGGGAGTTGCGCGCGGCGGGCGTGCGGCTGGTGCAGTATCGGGATAAGGGGAACGGGCCACAAGAAATTTTGAGGGCGGCGCGGGAGATCGATGCGGCGTTTGAGGGCGTGGAGGTCATTCGGGTGATGAATGATCGCGCGGACCTGGCGGTGTTGGCGGGGTGGGAGGGCGTGCATGTGGGGCAGGGGGATTTGGGGGTGGAGGCGGTGCGGAGGGTGTTCGACCCCACCCACCACGCGATGAGGCCGCGTGATGAATGGGGCACCCGGATGGTTGGGATTTCGACGCACAATGAGGAGCAGGTGGGGGCGGCGGTGGGGGCGGGGCCGGACTATGTGGCGGTTGGGCCGGTGTTTCGGACGGCGTCGAAGGCGAATCCGGAGCCGGTGGTGGGGCTGGAGCTGGTGCGACGGGCGAGGGCGATGACGGAGCTTCCGGTGGTGGCGATTGGAGGGATAACGCTTGCGAATGCGCGCAGTGTGATTGAGGCCGGGGCGGATTCGGTGGCAGTGATTGGTGGGCTGTTTGTTGAGGGCAGGCGGGTGAGTGAGGTTGCGCGGGACTTTCTCGAGATTTTGGGGTAG
- the accC gene encoding acetyl-CoA carboxylase biotin carboxylase subunit, producing the protein MFRKVLIANRGEIALRVINACKEMGIRTVAVYSEADRNSLHVKFADEAICIGPPPSKDSYLNIPSVISAAEIAGADAIHPGYGLLSENSNFAEVCRASNIKFIGPRPEVTRMMGEKSTARQTMKQAKVPILPGSDGVLANEDEALACAEKIRYPIILKAVAGGGGRGMRIVRTKEELPALFQQASTEALNAFSNGELYMEKFIERPRHIEFQVLADEHGNVMSLGERECSIQRRHQKLIEEAPSLQVTPKLRERLGKTIERSLRDIGYWNAGTIEFLMDEDGEIYFIEMNTRIQVEHCVTEMVTGVDLVKAQLRIAAGERLRDIVPEVPAIQGHAIECRINAEHPEKFTPSPGKITVFNLPGGNGVRVDTAQYAEGVVPQYYDSMIAKLICHGKDRVEAMDKMQRALSQFVVQGIFTSIPLHQKIFADEEFRRGEFDTKFMERFLERQKSKG; encoded by the coding sequence ATGTTTCGTAAGGTTTTGATTGCCAACCGGGGTGAGATTGCGCTGCGCGTGATCAATGCGTGCAAAGAGATGGGGATTCGCACGGTTGCGGTTTATTCCGAGGCGGACCGCAACAGCCTGCACGTGAAGTTTGCGGATGAGGCGATCTGTATTGGGCCGCCGCCGTCGAAGGATAGCTACCTGAATATTCCGTCGGTGATCTCGGCTGCGGAGATTGCCGGTGCGGATGCGATACATCCGGGGTATGGGCTGCTGAGCGAGAATTCGAACTTCGCGGAGGTCTGCAGGGCGTCGAACATCAAGTTCATTGGGCCGCGGCCTGAGGTGACGCGCATGATGGGCGAGAAGTCCACGGCGCGGCAGACGATGAAGCAGGCGAAGGTGCCGATCCTGCCGGGAAGCGATGGGGTGCTGGCGAACGAGGACGAGGCGCTGGCGTGCGCGGAGAAGATTCGCTATCCCATCATTCTGAAGGCTGTGGCGGGTGGCGGCGGACGCGGCATGCGGATTGTGCGCACGAAGGAGGAGCTGCCGGCGCTGTTCCAGCAGGCTTCGACGGAGGCGCTGAATGCGTTCAGCAACGGCGAACTGTACATGGAGAAGTTCATCGAGCGGCCGCGGCATATTGAGTTCCAAGTGCTGGCGGATGAGCACGGGAACGTGATGAGCCTGGGCGAGCGCGAGTGTTCGATTCAGCGGAGACATCAGAAGCTGATTGAAGAGGCGCCGAGTTTGCAGGTGACGCCGAAGCTGCGCGAGCGGCTGGGCAAGACGATCGAGCGGTCGCTGAGGGATATCGGTTATTGGAATGCGGGGACGATTGAGTTCCTGATGGATGAGGATGGAGAGATCTACTTCATCGAGATGAATACGCGTATCCAGGTGGAGCACTGCGTGACGGAGATGGTTACGGGTGTGGACCTGGTGAAGGCGCAGCTACGGATTGCGGCGGGCGAAAGATTGAGGGATATCGTTCCTGAGGTGCCCGCGATTCAGGGGCATGCGATTGAGTGCCGCATCAATGCGGAGCATCCGGAGAAGTTCACGCCGAGCCCGGGCAAGATTACGGTGTTCAATCTGCCCGGCGGGAATGGCGTGCGCGTGGATACGGCGCAGTATGCAGAGGGTGTGGTGCCGCAGTATTACGACTCGATGATTGCGAAGCTGATCTGCCATGGCAAGGACAGGGTGGAGGCGATGGACAAGATGCAGCGGGCTTTATCGCAATTCGTCGTGCAGGGGATCTTTACGTCGATTCCGCTGCACCAGAAGATCTTCGCGGATGAGGAGTTTCGTCGCGGGGAGTTTGATACGAAGTTTATGGAGCGGTTTTTGGAGCGGCAGAAAAGCAAGGGGTAG